Sequence from the Deinococcus radiopugnans ATCC 19172 genome:
GCGCTGAAGCGGCTGCCGCCATGCACGACGCGGTGGCCCACCGCCCGCACGTCCTGACGCATGCCCAGCGCGTCCAGTTCGGCCAGCACCAGCCGCATGGCCTCGGCGTAGCTGCCGCCGTTCAGGGAGTGGGTCTGCCGCGCGCCGCCGGAGTCGATCCGCATGGACGCCGCTTCGGCGCCCAGCCGCTCGGCCAGCCCGGAGAGCCGCGTTTCGCCGGAGGCCGGGTCAATCACGGCGAATTTGAGGCTGCTGCTGCCGCTGTTGAGAACCAGAGTCCACATATGCGGGCATTCTCTCAGACGGGGGGCGGCGGCACACGGGAGCCGCTAGGTTTTCTTCAGGCGGTGTGGAACTCCAGGGGCTGGCGCCAAGGCTTCTCCTACCTGCCCTTCAGGCAAGACTGCCGCTCGGCACTGGGCCGCCCCGCGCATTCGGCTGCCGCCTTGATGAAGGTGGGAAGATCCCCCCCGTGGCGCTCCAGCAGGGCCAGGAAATCCGGCACCAGCGTCGCGTAGGCGGCCACCGCACCCAGCGAGGCGTTGTTGGCCCCGCGCGCAAACCAGCCGTCGTAACCCGCGTAGCCGCCCCAGCTCGCCTTGAGGGCGGCGTAGCGGTCATTCAGGGTCTGGATGACCTGCGCCTTGCGGATCTGAACCTCGGCGGCCGGCAGGTTGCGGGCATACAGCGCTTCCAGCTCCCCGCGCGTCTGGAGCAGCAGTTTCTCGAAGCCTGCCGCCCGTTCCTGGGCCAGCCGATCCGCCTGGGCCAATTCGGGCGTGCCGTATTTTTTGAGCCAGCGCCGCATGCCCGCCTCCTCGATGGCCGTGGCGAAGGACTCGTTGAAGATGGTGTCGTCCTTGACGTACAGCGCCGGGTGCGCCAGTTCGTGAATCACGGTGCGGATCAACCCTGCATCCCCTGAGTTCAGCATGGTGGACAGCACCGGGTCTTTCAGGTAGCCCAGCGTGCTGTAGGCGCTGACGCCGCCCACGCTCACGTCGTCCCCGGCCGCGCGGCGCGTGTCGGCGTAGGCCCGCGCATCGGCCTCGTGGAAGTAGCCCCGGTACGTCACACAGCCCGCGATGGGAAAGCAGGAGGTTCGCAGGTGGACGCTGTCGGGCGGCGCGGAAAACACGTTCCAGACCACGGCGGGGCGGCCCACATCCACGTATTCCAGGAAGGAGCCGTGATCGGGCAGGCCCAGTTCGCCGGTAGCGAAGGCGCGCACCCGGCCCACCAGCTCCAGCTTGCGGCGCACCTGCGCGCCGGTGGCGGGATCGGCCAGCACGTCCGCGATGGGCCGCGCCCGCCGAAGCAAGTCCAGCTGCCCGCCCGCCGCCTGCGCCAGATAGCGCACGTCCGAACAGGCCGAGAGTGCGGCCAGCGCCGCGACCCCGGCCAGCATCACGGCGACTCTAGCGGGGCGCATGGCCCACCTCCCGAACCTCTTTCACCAGCGTGGTGATCGCTTCCGGCCAGGCTGGAAACTCGAATTCAAAGCCCGCCCGAAGCAGACGCTCCGGCACGGTAGAGCGGCTCTTGAGCAGCAGTTCAGCCTCGGAGTTCATCACAGCAGCCCCCAGACGAATCAACCCGGCGGTGGATGGAAGGCCCAGCGGCATGGCCCAGGCGTGGCGGTAGGCGCGCAGGAAATCGCGGTTGGGCAGCGGCTCCGGGGCGCAGACATTGACGGGGCCTTCCAGCCCAGCGCCAATCAGGAATTCAATGACGCGGCAAAAATCGCGCTCGTGAATC
This genomic interval carries:
- a CDS encoding aminopeptidase — encoded protein: MRPARVAVMLAGVAALAALSACSDVRYLAQAAGGQLDLLRRARPIADVLADPATGAQVRRKLELVGRVRAFATGELGLPDHGSFLEYVDVGRPAVVWNVFSAPPDSVHLRTSCFPIAGCVTYRGYFHEADARAYADTRRAAGDDVSVGGVSAYSTLGYLKDPVLSTMLNSGDAGLIRTVIHELAHPALYVKDDTIFNESFATAIEEAGMRRWLKKYGTPELAQADRLAQERAAGFEKLLLQTRGELEALYARNLPAAEVQIRKAQVIQTLNDRYAALKASWGGYAGYDGWFARGANNASLGAVAAYATLVPDFLALLERHGGDLPTFIKAAAECAGRPSAERQSCLKGR